CAGGATTAATTGGACGATTTGTCAGGGGACTCTGGGACCATCCCAACAAATTTAGACCatactcgcaaaaaaaaaacataatttTAGACCAGTTCACAGACACATTGAGCCCAAAGCCCATCCACAAGCCCAGTTCACAGCCCATCCCATCGCGTTACGAGTACGACTTCTCCAATCACCAAGGGCGGGAAACCCAAAATTCGCTCAAAATCTCCCCCTCCGCGtctctccaccaccaccaccttctCCATTCCCCAAATCCCCAAAACCCTAGAGAAATCTCTCGCGCGCTGCTCGGTCCGCCCGCCATGAGCGCCCCTATGGAGATCTCATTCTCCGCGCCCCCACCCCCTCCGGACGCCGCGTGCACCGTGGTATCCGCCCCGTCGCTGGTGCCTGCCGCCGcggtctcctcctcctcgccgccgccgccgccgcagcagcagcagcaggcggcggcggcggcagctgccgTGGTCGCTCCTTCCCCGGCCGACGACAGGGTCCTCGTCTCaggtgagcgccgccgcgcccgcgttTGGGCATCAGCCTAGCAATTTCACTTTTTCGAGTTCGGGTAGCGTTGGCATGATGATTCTGTTTGATTCCCATTTTCTTATGTGCCTGTTGCAGTTGAGGTACTGTTGCACGCCACGAGTGCGGCTCGCCACTCGGACGTCCAGGCGGCAGTCGAGAGGTTCGTGCTTGGCCTAGCTAGACTTTGTTCTGATAATACTCTGTTCGTTATTTTGCGATTTGGCGAGTAATGTCCTTGGTTTAGAGATGGCGGGGTTCTGAAAGTAAGGCTTGCTTCAAGGAAATCTTAGTGGAATGCGTGTGGGGTTACTTGCCTATCGGTAACTTGTATTTCTGGAGGAAGTGCAATAATGCAAGTAGCTGAAACAATGTGGCGAACCAGCAGTGAGTTTTCATGAGTTTCTAATGGTTACCCAGTGCGCACACAAACGCTAGATAGTCGATCACCTGGCAAATAGAGAATAGGCAGTATAAACGTCTACTAGACAGTTTGTACACAGTCTATATGGTTTTTTACAGCACCATCAAATATCTATATACCAGTCACCACTCACCAGTTCAGCTGGAGAGAGCAGTGCAGACCATACAGCAGTCACCAGGATGCCACAGGAGCAGACCCCAGAGCCCAGACCAGTGCGGCAGTAATCCACACACCTGACACTGCAACTGACAAATTAGTGAACAGAGCACAGACCACAGAGTTGAAGCAAATTTAGAATGAAAAATATaaggaaaattttaatttatgtGATTGTTTGCCAATTAGGTGGATATTACTGGTTTGTGAAATGCTTAGAAACAACAAAAAGTAATCACCATTGGCTTATTGAAATGCTTAGGTGGATATTACTGGTTTGTGAAATGCTTATTGTTTGACTCTTGCTTATCATTTTTCAACATGTTAATTGGAGTTATAAGGCCCTGGAATTAACATAGTTTCCTGAAGAAACTTTCCGGATTTTGATACTAGCTTGTAGGTGTTTTTGTGCTGTGACTTCCATCTTCTCACATGTGACATTAACATTTATTGTTCCTCATGCTTAAATTATTTTTGCTCGATCACTCAATCAGGATGCTAGAAGCTCGAAGCTTAAGCTATGTTGATGGGCCTGTGCCGATTCCTGCTGATAATTCTTTTCTTATTGAAAACGTCAAAAGGATCCAAATTTGTGACACTGGTATGGTCATTCTCTTAGGCTGGGAAGTATTCTTACTTGTCCTCTATTATTCATGGCATCCTTGTTTTGAGTGGTAAGTGTTTATGCAGATGAGTGGGTTGAGAATCACAAGGTTCTCTTATTTTGGCAAGTCAAGCCTGTTGTGCATGTGTTCCAGGTATGCAACTCTTAATGTTTATTACCTAATTACTTGCAGTTATATCCAAAAGTGATGTAAATATGCTTTCATATTGGTTATCTTGCTTCTTCACTCAGTAACATGCTGTAGCTGTTTTATCTGGACATCTTAATATATGTGTCCACCGCTGCTGTTGTTTCAAGCTAAAACTTGTTTTCTCCTCACATTCTTCATCCTAACATTGATCCTGATGAATGGTTTTATTCCAAACGAAAAAAAAGTTCCATATTATGTATCCAATTCAATATACTCGGGTCCAGGTTTATTCACCTCAAGTTCAATTGGTTATGCTGTAGCTGAGTGAAGATGGTCCTGGTGAGGAACCAGGTGAGGATGATACACTCTCAAGCTTCAATGAGTGGGCCTTACCTGCCAAAGAATTTGATGGTCTGTGGGAAAGGTAAATACTGTTTATCATTAACCACTATAATCTCCATTTATGTCCTGTGGATGATCTCAATGGTGTTTGCAGCTTACTATATGAAGTTGGTCTCAAGCAGAGGTTGCTGAGATATGCTGCCAGTGCTTTGCTTTTTACTGAAAGAGGTGTGGACCCATGTCTGGTTTCATGGAACCGGTAAGCATCTGCAATATTTTTGTACACATTTGCAGTCAAGTATTCTACAGAAACAAAGATGAAGTAAAATCCTGTGTAATCTATATAGGGAAACAATTCTTCATTCTTTCACTTCTTACAAATTACAGGATTGTACTTTTGCATGGTCCACCTGGAACAGGAAAGACTTCCTTGTGTAAAGCACTAGCACAGAAACTTTCCATTCGCTTCAAATCAAGGTCTGTACTGAATGAGATATACGGCCTTTTGTATTAAATATGTGTTGTTGATTCCTGACACTTTTTATGCTAGGTATTCTATGTGTCAATTGATTGAAGTG
This sequence is a window from Panicum virgatum strain AP13 chromosome 7K, P.virgatum_v5, whole genome shotgun sequence. Protein-coding genes within it:
- the LOC120641255 gene encoding pachytene checkpoint protein 2 homolog; amino-acid sequence: MSAPMEISFSAPPPPPDAACTVVSAPSLVPAAAVSSSSPPPPPQQQQQAAAAAAAVVAPSPADDRVLVSVEVLLHATSAARHSDVQAAVERMLEARSLSYVDGPVPIPADNSFLIENVKRIQICDTDEWVENHKVLLFWQVKPVVHVFQLSEDGPGEEPGEDDTLSSFNEWALPAKEFDGLWESLLYEVGLKQRLLRYAASALLFTERGVDPCLVSWNRIVLLHGPPGTGKTSLCKALAQKLSIRFKSRYSMCQLIEVNAHSLFSKWFSESGKLVAKLFQKIQEMVEEESNLVFVLIDEVESLAAARQAAISGSEPSDSIRVVNALLTQMDKLKSWPNVIILTTSNITTAIDIAFVDRADIKAYVGPPTLQARYEILRSCIQELLRVGILTYPQGGIVPCILNYSTLKEKKHCPEAAEPHGSFHLSSLLYEAAELCEGLSGRSLRKLPFLAHASVTNPSCCDASTFMHTLIQTAKREISESRG